In the genome of Dehalobacter sp., one region contains:
- a CDS encoding pyridoxamine 5'-phosphate oxidase family protein: MNPIAQFLADAKTFYLATVDGDQPHVRPFGAVAEYDGKTYICTNNQKNVFAQLLKNPKVEISGMVGDKWIRLVGEVAVDPRPEAREAMFEANPSLRNMYKCDDGLCEVLYFTQAAAAIYSFTADPVEITF, from the coding sequence ATGAATCCAATTGCCCAGTTTCTGGCTGACGCCAAGACATTTTACCTTGCTACAGTAGACGGTGATCAGCCGCATGTCCGTCCATTCGGCGCCGTCGCAGAGTATGACGGGAAAACGTACATTTGCACCAATAATCAGAAAAATGTCTTTGCACAATTGCTTAAGAACCCGAAAGTTGAAATTTCCGGAATGGTTGGAGACAAATGGATCCGTCTCGTCGGGGAAGTTGCCGTTGATCCGCGCCCTGAAGCACGTGAAGCGATGTTCGAAGCCAATCCAAGTTTAAGAAATATGTACAAGTGCGATGACGGGCTTTGTGAGGTTCTGTACTTTACGCAAGCCGCAGCAGCGATTTATTCCTTTACCGCAGACCCGGTGGAGATTACGTTCTGA